In Choloepus didactylus isolate mChoDid1 chromosome X, mChoDid1.pri, whole genome shotgun sequence, a genomic segment contains:
- the LOC119523848 gene encoding 14-3-3 protein theta-like, with product MEKTELIQKAKLAEQAERYDDMDTCMKAVTEQGAELSNEECNLLSVAYKNVVGGRRSAWRVISSIEQKTDTSDKKLQLIKDYREKVESELRSICTTVLELLDKYLIANATNPESKVFYLKMKGDYFRYLAEVACGDDRKQTIDNSQGAYQEAFDISKKEMQPTHPIRLGLALNFSVFYYEILNNPELACTLAKMAFDEAIAELDTLNEDSYKDSTLIMQLLRDNLTLWTSDSAGEECDAAEGAEN from the coding sequence ATGGAGAAGACGGAGCTGATCCAGAAGGCGAAGCTGGCCGAGCAGGCCGAGCGCTACGACGACATGGACACCTGCATGAAGGCCGTGACGGAGCAGGGCGCCGAGCTGTCCAACGAGGAGTGCAACCTGCTCTCCGTGGCCTACAAGAACGTGGTCGGGGGCCGCAGGTCCGCCTGGAGGGTCATCTCGAGCATCGAGCAGAAGACTGACACCTCCGACAAGAAGTTGCAGCTGATTAAGGACTATAGGGAGAAAGTGGAGTCGGAGCTGAGATCCATCTGCACTACGGTCCTGGAATTGTTGGATAAATATTTAATAGCCAATGCAACTAATCCAGAGAGTAAGGTCTTCTATCTGAAAATGAAGGGAGATTACTTCCGGTACCTTGCTGAAGTGGCCTGTGGTGATGATCGAAAACAAACGATAGATAATTCCCAAGGAGCTTACCAAGAGGCATTTGATATAAGCAAGAAAGAGATGCAACCCACACATCCAATCCGCCTGGGGCTGGCTcttaacttttctgtattttactaTGAGATCCTTAATAACCCAGAGCTTGCCTGTACACTGGCTAAAATGGCTTTTGATGAGGCCATTGCAGAACTTGATACACTGAATGAAGACTCATACAAAGACAGCACCCTCATCATGCAGTTGCTTAGAGACAACCTAACATTATGGACATCAGACAGTGCAGGAGAAGAATGTGATGCAGCAGAAGGGGCAGAAAACTAA